The following proteins come from a genomic window of Pyxidicoccus sp. MSG2:
- a CDS encoding S41 family peptidase, whose amino-acid sequence MKSGWLRWVSWLGLGALLLTGNALAQVPATASPEALRAERRVRLVKLWGEVRFRHPRAFSMPAEWDAAFLSALPRVEAARDAEAYAAAVQGMLAALGDSATLVEREKPPASSGPAPTLRALKSWEKDVLVLDLRNLLGPQGEASMQELQATLDADAAKARAVVMDLRMRGLQRYGLSWMVPGLLPHFIDGELSVPGLREVHHLGLRPQDGAQGFYRTELTSPADEVVTGTPGKKPALLVFLVDEDSAIDLSILALRARGKALLVAEGPLNEGATNTQDTVPLGEGYHALVSLNETVLPLEADVKRPARARLDGPDEGMRQALMLAARPPKRKAGVAVAPRPTVAWRPEPSYKDALQPSREMRLLAGAKLWTVVRFFFAYPDLMDRPWDARLPELLEKLDAAKDATAYVLALAEAATWLQDGHASVRGHPELQRFFGVAPPVWVTDIDGKAVVVEVLDAQSAPGLVPGDIIEKVDGEPIEARVRRFAPYVSGSLPGHRRDMTLLRTLGGEEGSTVVLGVRGAQGAREVKLIRTPRWKLPPSKEEPYRVLEGNIGFVDLEKLEAPQVPAMFEKLKDTRGIVFDLRGYPRGTMWALGPYFDVKGSRPYARYERPLAGGQHAGWLTLSDSLPEVESPRYRGRTVTLIDSRTISQAEHTGLMLEAAADTVFLGSATAGTNGDVTQAVLPGGITFYLTGQQVLHGDGRQLQRKGLEPHVKLRPTVAGLQAGRDELLERAVQLLREEPANKAASSSR is encoded by the coding sequence ATGAAGAGCGGTTGGCTGCGATGGGTCTCATGGCTGGGTCTGGGTGCCCTGCTCCTCACGGGAAATGCCCTGGCGCAGGTTCCCGCCACGGCCTCGCCCGAGGCGCTCCGCGCCGAACGCCGGGTGCGCCTGGTGAAGCTGTGGGGCGAGGTTCGTTTCCGCCACCCGCGGGCCTTCTCCATGCCCGCCGAGTGGGACGCTGCCTTCCTCTCCGCGCTGCCCAGGGTGGAGGCAGCGCGGGACGCGGAGGCCTATGCCGCCGCGGTCCAGGGCATGCTCGCGGCCCTCGGGGACTCGGCCACGCTGGTGGAGCGTGAGAAGCCCCCCGCCTCCTCCGGCCCGGCCCCCACCCTGCGTGCGCTCAAGAGCTGGGAGAAGGACGTCCTCGTGCTCGACCTGCGCAACCTCCTGGGGCCCCAGGGGGAGGCCTCCATGCAGGAGCTGCAAGCGACGCTGGACGCGGACGCCGCGAAGGCTCGCGCGGTGGTGATGGACCTGCGCATGCGAGGACTGCAGCGCTATGGCCTTTCGTGGATGGTGCCGGGGCTGCTACCGCACTTCATCGACGGCGAGCTGAGCGTTCCCGGCCTGCGCGAGGTGCACCACCTGGGCCTGAGGCCGCAGGATGGCGCGCAGGGCTTCTATCGAACCGAGCTCACGTCGCCCGCGGACGAAGTGGTCACGGGCACTCCGGGCAAGAAGCCGGCCCTGCTCGTCTTCCTGGTCGACGAGGACTCCGCCATCGACTTGTCCATCCTGGCCCTGCGCGCCCGTGGGAAGGCGCTCCTGGTGGCCGAGGGCCCGCTCAACGAGGGCGCCACGAACACGCAGGACACCGTGCCGCTGGGCGAGGGGTATCACGCGCTGGTGAGTCTCAATGAGACGGTGCTGCCCCTGGAGGCGGACGTGAAGCGGCCCGCGCGAGCGCGTCTGGATGGGCCGGACGAAGGGATGCGCCAGGCGCTCATGCTGGCCGCCCGTCCCCCCAAGCGGAAGGCCGGCGTGGCGGTGGCCCCTCGGCCCACGGTCGCCTGGCGCCCGGAGCCGAGCTACAAGGACGCGCTCCAGCCCTCCCGGGAGATGCGGCTGCTGGCCGGGGCCAAGCTGTGGACGGTGGTGCGCTTCTTCTTCGCCTACCCGGACCTGATGGACCGGCCGTGGGACGCCCGCCTGCCGGAGCTGCTCGAGAAGCTGGATGCGGCGAAGGACGCGACGGCGTACGTGCTCGCGCTGGCCGAGGCGGCCACGTGGCTCCAGGACGGCCACGCCTCGGTGCGAGGCCATCCGGAGCTCCAGCGCTTCTTCGGCGTCGCCCCGCCGGTCTGGGTGACGGACATCGACGGCAAGGCCGTGGTGGTGGAGGTGCTCGATGCGCAGTCCGCGCCCGGACTCGTGCCGGGCGACATCATCGAGAAGGTTGACGGCGAGCCCATCGAAGCGCGGGTGCGGCGGTTCGCCCCGTACGTGTCGGGCTCCCTGCCCGGTCATCGCCGGGACATGACCCTGCTGCGCACGCTCGGGGGAGAGGAGGGCTCCACGGTCGTCCTCGGCGTGCGCGGCGCCCAGGGGGCCAGGGAGGTGAAGCTCATCCGTACGCCCCGGTGGAAGCTGCCTCCCTCGAAGGAGGAGCCCTACCGGGTGCTGGAGGGGAACATCGGCTTCGTGGACCTGGAGAAGCTGGAGGCCCCGCAGGTGCCCGCGATGTTCGAGAAGCTCAAGGACACCCGCGGCATCGTGTTCGACCTGCGCGGCTACCCGCGCGGCACGATGTGGGCACTCGGGCCCTACTTCGACGTGAAGGGCTCGCGCCCCTATGCCCGGTACGAGCGCCCGTTGGCGGGAGGCCAGCACGCGGGCTGGCTGACGCTCAGCGATTCGCTGCCAGAGGTGGAAAGTCCCAGGTACCGGGGCCGCACGGTGACGCTCATCGACTCGCGAACCATCAGCCAGGCCGAGCACACCGGGTTGATGCTGGAGGCCGCGGCGGACACCGTCTTCCTGGGCAGCGCCACCGCGGGCACCAATGGCGACGTCACCCAGGCGGTGCTGCCCGGCGGCATCACCTTCTATCTCACCGGACAGCAGGTGCTCCACGGGGATGGACGGCAGCTGCAGCGCAAGGGGCTCGAGCCCCACGTGAAGCTGCGGCCGACGGTGGCGGGACTCCAGGCGGGCCGTGACGAGTTGCTGGAGCGCGCCGTCCAGCTCCTGCGCGAGGAGCCCGCCAACAAGGCGGCGTCTTCGAGTCGCTGA